In one window of Maribacter sp. BPC-D8 DNA:
- a CDS encoding anti-sigma factor: MDVEKYIASGILELYIAGILSEKENLEIANYAKEYPEIQKEIEAIEASILALSKKASPGVNYSFTSLMDKINGDVKVVSINEKRSTPILSYVGWAASLLLAVGLFWMYQQNEDLKSNIQVVEKQNVDLEQQIADTDSSLEQTQDLLNTLRDKNISVISLGGQAVSPTSYAKAYWNKENQKVFIDAKGLPEPPDGFVYQVWSLKLSPLTPTSMGLLEDFVMDKNKVFALNNPNESEAFGITLEPAGGSESPNLEQLYTLGVVATS, translated from the coding sequence ATGGATGTAGAAAAATACATAGCATCGGGAATTCTAGAGCTTTATATAGCTGGCATACTTTCAGAAAAAGAGAATCTGGAGATTGCTAACTATGCTAAAGAGTATCCAGAAATTCAGAAAGAGATAGAAGCTATTGAGGCTTCAATTTTAGCGTTGTCCAAAAAAGCATCGCCAGGAGTCAACTATTCATTTACATCTTTAATGGATAAAATAAATGGAGACGTTAAAGTTGTTTCTATAAACGAAAAACGTAGTACACCAATTTTATCATATGTTGGCTGGGCGGCATCGCTTTTACTGGCAGTTGGTTTATTTTGGATGTATCAACAGAATGAAGATTTAAAATCGAATATTCAAGTTGTTGAAAAACAAAATGTAGATCTTGAGCAGCAAATAGCTGATACCGATTCTTCTTTAGAACAGACACAAGATTTACTGAATACGCTTCGTGATAAAAACATTAGCGTAATATCATTAGGTGGTCAAGCAGTATCGCCAACGTCATATGCCAAAGCATATTGGAACAAAGAAAATCAGAAAGTATTTATAGACGCTAAGGGTTTACCCGAACCACCAGATGGTTTTGTGTACCAAGTTTGGTCTCTTAAACTTTCGCCGCTTACCCCTACCAGTATGGGTCTGCTAGAAGATTTTGTCATGGATAAAAATAAAGTCTTTGCACTGAACAACCCTAACGAATCTGAAGCATTTGGTATTACACTTGAACCTGCAGGTGGTAGTGAATCACCAAACTTAGAGCAATTATATACGCTTGGTGTAGTAGCGACTTCATAA
- a CDS encoding VOC family protein: MVETINGIQQIGIGVLDVKKVFNWYRKHLNFDILLFEDEAVAALMTRYTNGKAEKREAYLSLNMTGGGGLEIWQFKDRTPTAAVNPIQFGDLGIYAMKIRCKNLTEMHSYLKDLKVSHLSEIIKSYCSSFYFTDPFGNRVQMVEDHYVFSTQTTKNGGVLGAVIGVTNMETSMRFYSTILGYTKLEYDAIETANEHSKRKFRRVVISQERKLVGGFGDLLGPTQLELIQVLDRTPVKIFENRLWGDLGYIHLCFDVSGMSAIREKAKNNNFPFTVDSANSFDMGDAAGHFSYIEDPDGTLIELVETHKVPILKSLGLFLNLKNRNPHKTLPKWLVKSLSFQRVKKDK; the protein is encoded by the coding sequence ATGGTTGAAACAATAAACGGAATTCAACAAATTGGGATAGGCGTTCTCGATGTTAAAAAGGTATTTAATTGGTATAGAAAGCATTTAAATTTTGATATTTTATTGTTTGAAGATGAGGCAGTTGCTGCTTTAATGACAAGATATACCAATGGTAAGGCAGAAAAACGAGAAGCCTACTTATCATTAAATATGACAGGTGGCGGCGGATTAGAAATTTGGCAGTTCAAGGACCGAACGCCCACTGCAGCCGTAAATCCAATTCAATTTGGAGATCTAGGTATTTATGCTATGAAAATTAGATGTAAAAATCTGACCGAAATGCATTCCTATTTGAAAGATTTAAAAGTGTCTCATCTTTCAGAAATCATTAAATCTTATTGTTCTAGTTTTTATTTCACTGATCCTTTTGGTAATCGGGTGCAAATGGTTGAAGATCATTATGTTTTTTCTACACAAACCACTAAAAATGGGGGAGTGCTTGGTGCTGTAATTGGCGTAACTAATATGGAAACCTCGATGAGGTTTTACAGTACAATATTAGGATATACCAAGCTAGAATATGATGCCATAGAAACAGCAAATGAACATTCAAAACGTAAGTTTCGTAGGGTAGTTATTTCTCAAGAAAGAAAGTTAGTTGGCGGTTTCGGAGATCTTCTTGGTCCCACCCAGCTAGAGCTTATTCAAGTGTTAGATAGAACTCCCGTTAAAATATTTGAAAATAGATTGTGGGGAGACCTGGGTTACATACACCTATGCTTTGATGTATCGGGTATGAGCGCTATTAGAGAAAAAGCAAAGAATAACAATTTTCCCTTTACCGTAGACAGTGCCAATAGTTTTGATATGGGCGATGCTGCGGGTCATTTTAGTTATATAGAAGATCCCGATGGTACGTTAATAGAATTGGTAGAAACACATAAAGTTCCCATTCTAAAATCATTAGGCTTGTTCTTAAATCTCAAAAATAGGAATCCGCATAAAACCTTACCAAAATGGTTGGTAAAAAGTCTAAGTTTTCAACGAGTAAAAAAAGATAAGTAA
- a CDS encoding RNA polymerase sigma factor — MQLDLLVDQFKKKDPSAFEKLYGMYSDNICGVINTIVKNDALAQEICQDVFIKIWNNCESYNSSKGRFFTWILNIARNAAIDEIRSRSYKNDKKNLSADYFVGILQNKEEEESSTVDTKGLRNLVKNLKEKCVQIIELLYFRGYTQKDAAEELDIPIGTVKTRNRSCISQLRDNMVVR, encoded by the coding sequence ATGCAACTAGACCTTTTGGTTGATCAGTTCAAAAAGAAAGATCCCTCTGCTTTTGAAAAGCTATACGGTATGTATAGCGATAATATTTGCGGCGTTATTAACACCATTGTTAAGAACGACGCCCTTGCCCAAGAAATTTGTCAAGACGTTTTTATAAAAATTTGGAACAACTGCGAGAGTTATAACTCCTCAAAAGGAAGATTCTTTACATGGATTTTGAATATAGCTAGAAATGCCGCTATCGATGAAATACGTAGTAGGTCGTATAAGAATGATAAAAAGAACCTTTCGGCAGATTACTTCGTAGGTATTTTGCAGAACAAGGAAGAAGAAGAAAGTTCTACTGTAGATACTAAGGGTTTACGAAACCTAGTGAAGAATTTAAAGGAAAAATGTGTTCAGATCATTGAACTGTTATACTTTAGAGGATACACTCAAAAAGATGCTGCTGAAGAATTGGATATTCCGATAGGTACTGTAAAGACAAGAAATAGAAGTTGCATTTCCCAATTGAGGGATAATATGGTGGTAAGATAG
- a CDS encoding superoxide dismutase family protein — protein MKIFKIQLALVALLAIFSCKEVKKEASEAKEEVENLMDDAKNEMDEDETTIKFMLDPKSDSNVKGEVTFTQDDDEVEMIAMLSGLSEGEHAIHIHQTADCTAADGSSAGGHWNPTNEPHGKWGASEGYHKGDIGNFTADADGNAKIEFETDEWCIGCDDENKNILGKGVIVHQGVDDYTSQPSGDAGARVSCAGIIE, from the coding sequence ATGAAAATATTTAAAATTCAATTAGCACTAGTAGCTCTACTAGCAATATTTAGTTGTAAAGAAGTAAAAAAGGAAGCATCTGAAGCCAAAGAAGAGGTTGAAAATTTAATGGACGATGCTAAAAATGAAATGGATGAAGATGAAACTACCATTAAATTCATGCTGGATCCTAAAAGTGATAGTAATGTAAAAGGTGAGGTAACCTTTACACAAGATGATGACGAGGTAGAAATGATAGCTATGTTATCTGGTTTATCTGAAGGCGAACATGCCATTCATATTCACCAAACGGCAGATTGTACTGCAGCCGATGGTTCTTCAGCTGGCGGACACTGGAACCCTACCAATGAGCCACATGGTAAATGGGGTGCTAGTGAAGGGTACCACAAAGGTGATATTGGTAACTTTACTGCAGATGCAGATGGTAACGCAAAAATTGAATTTGAAACAGATGAATGGTGTATTGGCTGTGATGATGAAAACAAAAACATATTAGGTAAAGGTGTAATCGTACACCAAGGGGTAGATGACTACACTTCTCAGCCTAGTGGTGATGCAGGTGCTCGTGTTAGCTGTGCCGGTATTATTGAATAG